The following proteins are encoded in a genomic region of Drosophila miranda strain MSH22 chromosome 4, D.miranda_PacBio2.1, whole genome shotgun sequence:
- the LOC108164228 gene encoding protein I'm not dead yet isoform X2 has translation MKVALAVMTSFNEAGIVKMYSDEEPYERGSKPYPSRPAVGIYLTVCYASTLGGMISPLQDPNEALIDIFNKNLKGKVGAGSFLVLLIVPMILSMIVLSLWISIMFLGLAGGKVKQELAEGAGNKDGFKQAVADKGEKMGPWTIHAKLSLILILVTFLLLMTRKPRFMDGWDTISKKTTNGASVTIIGMSILFFGIPANYMFCKYYMCRQPKKEGSAPSLLGWKAVNSNTPWGHIFMLAAGFSCVFSGQKAGFFDWLADSAKKSKMSKGTALMYGSALGTLMTILSPATTVAKLGIPIMFGAGKNVAVPFATALHNQFMLPTSTPSNTIIAGWGNVRPFQFLLGGLVPTILMFVFILGFTMALGGTAFSGY, from the exons ATGAAGGTGGCTCTAGCTGTGATGACTTCATTCAATGAG GCTGGCATTGTTAAAATGTACTCCGACGAAGAGCCCTACGAGCGTGGATC TAAACCCTATCCGTCGCGTCCTGCAGTGGGTATTTATTTAACCGTGTGCTATGCTTCCACCCTGGGGGGCATGATTTCGCCACTACAGGATCCCAATGAAGCTCTAATCGACATTTTTAATAA GAATTTGAAAGGCAAGGTCGGCGCTGGAAGTTTCCTGGTGCTGTTAATTGTTCCAATGATTCTTAGTATGATCGTATTGAGTCTTTGGATCAGTATTATGTTCCTCGGACTGGCGGGGGGCAAAGTGAAGCAGGAGCTGGCCGAGGGTGCTGGCAATAAGGACGGATTCAAACAGGCCGTGGCCGATAAGGGGGAGAAAATGGGTCCCTGGACAATCCACGCCAAATTGTCCCTCATCCTGATTCTTGTTACATTTCTGCTACTGATGACGCGGAAGCCTCGCTTCATGGATGGCTGGGACACTATAAGCAAGAAAACGACTAATGGTGCCTCCGTCACTATCATTGGAATGAGTATTCTATTCTTTGGCATTCCTGCCAACTACATGTTCTGCAAATACTACATGTGTCGCCAGCCCAAGAAAGAGGGCAGTGCACCGTCTCTACTGGGCTGGAAGGCGGTGAATTCCAATACACCTTGGGGACACATCTTCATGCTGGCTGCCGGGTTCAGCTGCGTGTTTAGCGGCCAGAAGGCCGGTTTCTTTGATTGGTTGGCGGACTCGGCGAAAAAGAGTAAAATGAGCAAGGGAACTGCCTTGATGTATGGCTCCGCATTGGGAACCTTGATGACTATCCTATCACCAGCCACCACCGTGGCTAAGCTCGGTATCCCCATTATGTTTGGAGCC GGTAAGAACGTGGCCGTGCCATTTGCGACTGCCCTGCACAATCAGTTCATGCTACCAACCAGTACACCATCCAACACGATTATTGCCGGCTGGGGAAATGTTCGACCCTTTCAGTTT CTATTAGGAGGCCTGGTACCCACCATACTCATGTTTGTCTTCATTCTGGGCTTCACCATGGCTCTAGGAGGAACTGCATTCTCCGGTTATTAA
- the LOC108164228 gene encoding protein I'm not dead yet isoform X1, with protein sequence MAEVDEYKPGDLPYKEQDDRKQFCKFHYKGVLIVVIPLVFAPILLAENILVSRFIYITICLYLYYILNVMAQGATAFLYITFIPVLGIAGSGPVSNSYYTDLIFLTYGSVIMGVMMDSSKLSERLAVIVIKICGSNIRLFQIFLVLVTALPSVLVNSTIIAAFWMKVALAVMTSFNEAGIVKMYSDEEPYERGSKPYPSRPAVGIYLTVCYASTLGGMISPLQDPNEALIDIFNKNLKGKVGAGSFLVLLIVPMILSMIVLSLWISIMFLGLAGGKVKQELAEGAGNKDGFKQAVADKGEKMGPWTIHAKLSLILILVTFLLLMTRKPRFMDGWDTISKKTTNGASVTIIGMSILFFGIPANYMFCKYYMCRQPKKEGSAPSLLGWKAVNSNTPWGHIFMLAAGFSCVFSGQKAGFFDWLADSAKKSKMSKGTALMYGSALGTLMTILSPATTVAKLGIPIMFGAGKNVAVPFATALHNQFMLPTSTPSNTIIAGWGNVRPFQFLLGGLVPTILMFVFILGFTMALGGTAFSGY encoded by the exons ATGGC TGAGGTCGACGAGTACAAGCCTGGCGACTTGCCATACAAAGAGCAAGATGATCGTAAACAGTTTTGCAAGTTTCACTACAAAGGCGTTCTCATCGTGGTCATACCCCTCGTATTTGCCCCGATTCTGCTGGCAGAGAATATTTTG GTATCTCGGTTTATATACATTACAATATGCCTATATCTATACTACATCCTCAACGTTATGGCTCAAGGCGCAACTGCTTTTCTCTACATTACATTCATTCCTGTCTTGGGCATCGCGGGCTCTGGCCCCGTCAGCAATTCGTATTATACAGACCTAATATTTTTGACATATGGCAGCGTCATTATGGGCGTCATGATGGACTCTTCGAAGCTCAGTGAACGTCTCGCCGTAATAGTTATCAAAATTTGTGGTTCCAACATTAGACT TTTTCAGATTTTTCTGGTCCTTGTCACTGCGCTGCCATCCGTTCTTGTTAACTCCACAATCATAGCGGCCTTTTGGATGAAGGTGGCTCTAGCTGTGATGACTTCATTCAATGAG GCTGGCATTGTTAAAATGTACTCCGACGAAGAGCCCTACGAGCGTGGATC TAAACCCTATCCGTCGCGTCCTGCAGTGGGTATTTATTTAACCGTGTGCTATGCTTCCACCCTGGGGGGCATGATTTCGCCACTACAGGATCCCAATGAAGCTCTAATCGACATTTTTAATAA GAATTTGAAAGGCAAGGTCGGCGCTGGAAGTTTCCTGGTGCTGTTAATTGTTCCAATGATTCTTAGTATGATCGTATTGAGTCTTTGGATCAGTATTATGTTCCTCGGACTGGCGGGGGGCAAAGTGAAGCAGGAGCTGGCCGAGGGTGCTGGCAATAAGGACGGATTCAAACAGGCCGTGGCCGATAAGGGGGAGAAAATGGGTCCCTGGACAATCCACGCCAAATTGTCCCTCATCCTGATTCTTGTTACATTTCTGCTACTGATGACGCGGAAGCCTCGCTTCATGGATGGCTGGGACACTATAAGCAAGAAAACGACTAATGGTGCCTCCGTCACTATCATTGGAATGAGTATTCTATTCTTTGGCATTCCTGCCAACTACATGTTCTGCAAATACTACATGTGTCGCCAGCCCAAGAAAGAGGGCAGTGCACCGTCTCTACTGGGCTGGAAGGCGGTGAATTCCAATACACCTTGGGGACACATCTTCATGCTGGCTGCCGGGTTCAGCTGCGTGTTTAGCGGCCAGAAGGCCGGTTTCTTTGATTGGTTGGCGGACTCGGCGAAAAAGAGTAAAATGAGCAAGGGAACTGCCTTGATGTATGGCTCCGCATTGGGAACCTTGATGACTATCCTATCACCAGCCACCACCGTGGCTAAGCTCGGTATCCCCATTATGTTTGGAGCC GGTAAGAACGTGGCCGTGCCATTTGCGACTGCCCTGCACAATCAGTTCATGCTACCAACCAGTACACCATCCAACACGATTATTGCCGGCTGGGGAAATGTTCGACCCTTTCAGTTT CTATTAGGAGGCCTGGTACCCACCATACTCATGTTTGTCTTCATTCTGGGCTTCACCATGGCTCTAGGAGGAACTGCATTCTCCGGTTATTAA
- the LOC108164227 gene encoding uncharacterized protein LOC108164227 produces the protein MDMCASTALGLIVFLPLALLQLATPSINWTERIETELPLQADKAAYCRSLLHPRQPQKLRISLQHTSCAALVDNQLPVTGELLMDTQQRCWLGWEVFGRRCRKRV, from the coding sequence ATGGACATGTGTGCGTCAACAGCACTCGGACTCATAGTTTTCCTACCTCTTGCGCTGCTGCAACTTGCCACGCCAAGTATCAACTGGACAGAACGAATCGAGACGGAGCTGCCTTTACAGGCGGACAAGGCGGCCTACTGTCGGAGTCTCCTGCATCCGCGACAGCCCCAGAAGCTACGAATATCCCTGCAGCACACAAGTTGTGCAGCCTTGGTAGACAATCAGCTGCCTGTGACAGGGGAGCTGCTAATGGACACCCAACAGCGCTGCTGGCTGGGATGGGAGGTTTTCGGAAGACGTTGTCGCAAACGTGTCTAA